The following coding sequences lie in one Arachis stenosperma cultivar V10309 chromosome 5, arast.V10309.gnm1.PFL2, whole genome shotgun sequence genomic window:
- the LOC130983073 gene encoding probable NAD(P)H dehydrogenase (quinone) FQR1-like 1, with the protein MYGHVEKLAQEIKKGAASVEGVEVKIWQVPETLPEEVVGKMGAPPKTDAPIIIADELATADGFVFGFPTKFGIMPAQFKAFLDSTRGLWRTQQLAGKHAEIFYSTGSQGGGQETTALTTITQLVHHGMIFVPIGYTFGVGIFEMENVKSGSPYGAETYAGDGSRQPSQLELDQAFHQEKYLASITKKLKKEQAL; encoded by the exons ATGTATGGACATGTTGAGAAACTAGCACAAGAAATCAAGAAAGGCGCTGCTTCGGTAGAAGGCGTTGAGGTCAAAATATGGCAG GTGCCTGAGACACTGCCAGAAGAAGTGGTTGGTAAGATGGGTGCACCACCAAAGACTGATGCACCAATCATCATTGCCGACGAGCTGGCCACGGCTGATGGTTTTGTCTTTGGCTTCCCTACTAAATTCGGGATTATGCCTGCTCAATTTAAGGCTTTCCTAGATTCCACCAGAGGTCTATGGAGGACACAACAGCTTGCAGGCAAGCATGCCGAAATCTTCTATAGCACCGGTTCCCAGGGCGGCGGACAAGAGACGACAGC GCTTACTACTATCACTCAGCTTGTGCATCACGGAATGATATTTGTTCCGATCGGATACACATTTGGTGTCGGCATATTTGAGATGGAGAACGTGAAAAGTGGAAGCCCATACGGGGCCGAAACTTATGCCGGTGATGGCTCAAGGCAGCCATCTCAGCTTGAGTTGGACCAAGCATTCCACCAAGAAAAGTACCTTGCATCCATCACAAAGAAGCTCAAGAAGGAACAAGCTCTATAA